The Clostridioides sp. ES-S-0010-02 genome window below encodes:
- the rfbB gene encoding dTDP-glucose 4,6-dehydratase, with product MKNILVTGGAGFIGSNFIRHMLSLYDYNIINLDLLTYAGNLENLIEFENYNNYFFIKGDITNKMLIEDIFDKYFIDTVINFAAESHVDRSINNPEVFLKTNVLGTQVLLDVAKNKWKCNPEDKYCFKFMNGVRFIQVSTDEVYGTLGEKGLFTEETPISPNSPYSASKASADMFVRAYYETFKLPINITRCSNNYGPYQFPEKLIPLMINNCENNKLLPIYGDGMQIRDWLHVKDHCRGIDSVLHKGEIGEIYNIGGNNEKANIDIVKIIIKKLNKNKDLITYVNDRPGHDRRYAIDNTKITKELGWKPLYTFEDGIYETIDWYMNNKKWLERVVSGDYLKYYSSMYALSYR from the coding sequence ATGAAAAATATTTTAGTTACTGGTGGCGCTGGTTTTATAGGTTCCAACTTTATTAGACATATGTTGAGTCTATATGATTATAACATAATAAATTTAGATTTACTTACATATGCTGGAAATCTTGAAAATTTGATAGAATTTGAAAATTATAATAATTACTTTTTTATAAAAGGTGATATTACAAATAAAATGTTAATTGAAGATATATTTGACAAGTATTTTATTGATACAGTTATAAATTTTGCAGCTGAGTCTCATGTAGATAGAAGTATAAATAATCCAGAAGTATTTTTGAAAACGAATGTTCTTGGGACTCAAGTACTTTTAGATGTAGCTAAAAATAAATGGAAATGCAATCCAGAGGATAAATATTGCTTTAAATTTATGAATGGTGTTAGATTTATACAAGTTTCAACTGATGAAGTTTATGGAACATTAGGAGAAAAAGGTCTATTTACAGAAGAAACACCAATATCTCCTAATAGTCCATATTCTGCATCAAAGGCAAGTGCAGATATGTTTGTAAGAGCATATTATGAGACATTTAAATTACCTATTAATATCACAAGATGTTCTAATAATTATGGACCATATCAATTTCCAGAAAAATTGATACCTTTAATGATAAATAATTGTGAAAATAATAAACTATTGCCTATTTATGGTGATGGTATGCAAATTCGTGATTGGCTTCATGTAAAAGATCATTGCAGAGGAATTGATTCTGTTTTACATAAAGGCGAAATTGGAGAAATATATAATATTGGTGGAAATAATGAAAAAGCAAATATAGATATAGTAAAAATTATAATCAAAAAACTTAATAAAAATAAAGATTTAATTACTTATGTAAATGATAGGCCAGGACATGATAGACGATATGCAATTGATAATACAAAAATAACCAAAGAGCTTGGATGGAAGCCACTATATACATTTGAAGATGGTATATATGAAACTATTGATTGGTACATGAATAATAAAAAATGGCTAGAAAGAGTTGTTTCAGGTGATTACTTAAAATATTATTCTAGTATGTATGCTTTGTCTTATAGATAA
- a CDS encoding cell wall-binding cysteine protease Cwp84 — translation MRKYKLKKLSKLLALLTVCFLIVSTIHVSAENNKTLDGVETAEYSESYLQYLEDVKNGDTAKYNGVIPVPYEMEGTILQNKGRSTLPSSYKSSVAYNPMNLGLTTPAKNQGELNTCWAFSSMSTLESYLKLKGYGTYDLSEEHFRWWSTGGTHGWDLDDMSGSSNVTAIGYLTAWAGPKLEKDIPYNLKSEEQGATRPSNMDTAPTQFNVTDVVRLNKDKNTVKNAIMQYGAVTSGYAHYKSYFNSNETAYNCTNRSAPLNHSVSIVGWDDNYSKDNFASDVKPESNGAWLVKSSWGEFNSMKGFFWISYEDKTLLTDTDNYSMKSVSKPDSDKKMYQLEYAGLSKIMSNKITAANVFDFSRDSEKLDSVMFETDSVGAKYEVYYAPVVNGVPQNNSMTKLANGTVSYSGYINVSTNSYNLPKGKGAIVVVIDNTANPNREKSTLAYETNIDGYYLYEAKANLGESYILQNNKFEDINTYSEFSPCNFVIKAITKTSSGQATSGESLTGADRYETAVKVSQKGWTSSQNAVLVNGNAIVDALTATPFTAAIDSPILLTGKDNLDSKTKSELQRLGTKKVYLIGGENSLSKNIQTQLSNMGISIERISGSDRYKTSISLAQKLNSIKSVSQVAVANGVNGLADAISVGAAAADNNMPIILTNEKSELQGADEFLNSSKITKSYIIGGTATLSSNLESKLSNPTRLAGSNRNETNAKIIDKFYTNSDLKYAFVVKDGSKSQGDLIDGLAVGALGAKTDSPVVLVGNKLDESQKTVLKSKKIETPIRIGGNGNESAFNELNNLLGK, via the coding sequence ATGAGAAAGTACAAATTAAAAAAATTGTCAAAGCTACTGGCATTGTTGACAGTTTGCTTTTTAATAGTGTCAACAATACATGTCTCAGCAGAAAACAATAAAACTTTAGATGGAGTAGAAACTGCAGAGTATTCTGAAAGCTATCTTCAATACTTAGAAGATGTTAAAAATGGAGACACAGCAAAATATAATGGAGTAATACCAGTTCCATATGAAATGGAAGGGACAATACTTCAAAATAAGGGAAGAAGTACTCTTCCATCATCATACAAATCAAGTGTAGCATACAATCCAATGAACTTAGGCTTAACTACACCAGCGAAAAATCAAGGAGAGCTTAATACCTGTTGGGCATTTTCTAGTATGTCAACTTTAGAATCATATTTAAAGTTAAAAGGTTATGGAACTTATGACCTCTCAGAAGAACACTTTAGATGGTGGTCAACTGGTGGAACACATGGATGGGACTTAGATGATATGTCAGGTAGTTCAAATGTAACAGCTATAGGATATCTTACAGCATGGGCAGGTCCTAAATTAGAAAAGGACATACCATATAATCTTAAATCTGAAGAACAAGGTGCAACGAGACCTTCAAATATGGATACTGCACCTACACAGTTTAATGTGACAGATGTTGTACGTCTTAATAAAGATAAAAATACCGTAAAAAATGCAATAATGCAATATGGTGCAGTAACATCAGGCTATGCTCACTATAAAAGCTATTTTAATAGCAATGAAACAGCATATAACTGCACAAATAGAAGTGCACCTTTAAATCACTCTGTATCAATAGTGGGATGGGATGATAATTATTCAAAAGATAACTTTGCATCTGATGTTAAACCAGAATCAAATGGAGCATGGTTAGTAAAAAGTAGTTGGGGAGAATTCAACTCTATGAAAGGATTCTTCTGGATTTCTTATGAAGATAAAACTCTTTTAACAGATACAGATAACTATTCAATGAAATCAGTATCAAAACCAGATAGTGATAAAAAAATGTACCAACTTGAATATGCTGGTCTTAGCAAGATAATGTCAAATAAGATAACAGCAGCAAATGTATTTGATTTTAGTAGAGACTCTGAAAAACTTGACTCAGTTATGTTTGAAACAGACTCTGTAGGAGCAAAATATGAAGTATATTATGCACCAGTAGTAAATGGAGTTCCTCAAAATAACTCAATGACAAAACTTGCAAATGGAACAGTATCATACTCTGGATACATAAATGTGTCTACTAACTCTTATAACCTTCCAAAAGGTAAAGGTGCAATAGTAGTAGTTATAGACAACACAGCAAATCCTAATAGAGAAAAATCAACTTTAGCATATGAAACTAACATAGATGGATACTATCTATACGAAGCTAAAGCAAACTTAGGTGAAAGTTACATACTTCAAAACAATAAATTTGAAGATATAAATACATATAGTGAATTTTCTCCTTGTAACTTTGTTATAAAAGCTATAACAAAAACATCTTCTGGACAAGCTACTTCAGGAGAATCTTTAACTGGAGCAGATAGATATGAAACAGCAGTTAAAGTTAGTCAGAAAGGATGGACTTCTTCACAAAATGCAGTATTAGTAAATGGAAATGCAATAGTGGATGCTTTAACAGCTACACCATTTACAGCAGCAATTGATTCTCCAATCCTTTTAACAGGAAAAGATAATTTAGACTCAAAAACTAAATCAGAATTACAAAGATTAGGAACTAAAAAGGTTTATCTAATAGGTGGAGAAAATTCTCTAAGTAAGAATATACAAACTCAACTTAGCAATATGGGTATATCAATAGAGAGAATTAGTGGTAGTGATAGATACAAGACTAGTATATCTCTAGCTCAAAAACTAAATAGTATAAAATCTGTTTCACAAGTTGCAGTGGCAAATGGTGTCAATGGACTTGCAGATGCAATTAGTGTTGGCGCAGCAGCTGCTGACAACAATATGCCAATAATACTTACTAATGAAAAGAGTGAGTTACAAGGTGCTGATGAGTTTTTAAATTCATCAAAAATAACTAAGTCTTATATAATTGGTGGTACAGCTACTTTATCATCAAACTTAGAAAGTAAGCTTTCAAATCCAACAAGACTTGCAGGAAGCAATAGAAATGAAACTAATGCTAAGATAATAGATAAGTTCTATACTAATTCAGATTTAAAATATGCTTTTGTTGTTAAAGATGGTTCAAAAAGTCAAGGTGACTTAATAGATGGACTAGCAGTAGGAGCATTAGGTGCTAAAACTGATTCACCAGTAGTTCTAGTTGGAAATAAATTAGATGAAAGTCAAAAAACTGTACTTAAATCTAAGAAAATAGAAACTCCAATTAGAATTGGTGGAAATGGAAATGAAAGTGCTTTTAATGAATTAAATAATCTTTTAGGAAAATAA
- a CDS encoding GtrA family protein, producing the protein MNTNFKHLLAKYNEGIAYIIFGILTVIVNTVAFMLSSNFFGILEANTIAFFIAVLFAYFTNTKYVFKTKNTFKKFIAFLGMRLFTLIFDNLGMLILINISIDELISKISVNFLVILLNYIFSKFMIFKN; encoded by the coding sequence ATGAATACTAATTTTAAGCATTTGTTGGCTAAGTATAATGAAGGAATTGCATACATTATATTTGGTATACTTACAGTAATAGTTAATACTGTTGCCTTTATGTTAAGCAGTAACTTTTTTGGTATTCTTGAAGCAAATACAATTGCTTTTTTTATAGCAGTATTATTTGCCTATTTTACGAATACTAAATATGTTTTTAAAACAAAAAATACTTTTAAAAAGTTTATTGCTTTTTTAGGAATGCGACTTTTCACACTTATTTTTGATAATTTAGGGATGTTAATTTTAATAAATATAAGTATAGATGAACTTATATCAAAAATAAGTGTGAATTTTTTAGTTATACTATTAAATTATATTTTTAGTAAATTTATGATATTTAAAAACTAA
- a CDS encoding small multi-drug export protein, producing the protein MEYINLIFFSMIPVIELRGAIPMGLALDLNPLLVYLSCLIGSTIIGIPILLTFRYILNYFKVKGYFKYLIDLLENKLRKRAKQLKSISVIGIILFVGIPLPTTGTWSAAGIASLLEMRLKDAILGIFLGNVLSGGIVFAIAYHVF; encoded by the coding sequence TTGGAATATATAAATTTAATATTTTTTTCTATGATACCAGTCATAGAACTTAGAGGGGCTATACCTATGGGGCTGGCATTAGATTTAAATCCATTATTGGTATATTTATCATGTTTAATTGGTTCTACTATAATAGGCATACCAATATTACTAACATTTAGATATATATTAAATTATTTCAAAGTGAAGGGATATTTTAAGTATTTAATTGATTTGCTTGAAAATAAATTACGTAAGAGAGCAAAACAATTAAAGTCCATAAGTGTAATTGGAATAATTTTGTTTGTTGGAATTCCACTACCAACTACAGGAACTTGGAGTGCAGCTGGAATTGCATCATTACTTGAAATGAGATTGAAAGATGCAATTTTAGGCATATTTTTAGGTAATGTTTTATCTGGAGGTATTGTATTTGCAATAGCATATCATGTATTTTAA
- a CDS encoding NAD(P)-dependent oxidoreductase, translating to MNRVVITGASGFIGKSLCKALIESKVFTYAIVRDSYKMKDLVSNKYIKIIEADFNCYEQIISNIEGDIDVFYHFAWDGTYGQKLTNYELQLSNVKNTCDTLMLATKLGCKKFIFAGTINQLEIKKYMNMETCEPRLACIYGTSKLACEMMCKTLAYNNNIEFNTAIISSVFGPGDKSKMIQNVLIKKFIDNEKPKLVKGNYLYDWIYIDDVVNMLIEIGKKSVNFREYYIGNIELRTFKDIILEVKNIINPNLEITFGELNDTSVIDYSQINLNSVYEDTGYLPKCDFRESILKTVEWVKTLNF from the coding sequence ATGAATAGAGTAGTTATTACTGGTGCAAGTGGATTTATAGGAAAATCTCTTTGTAAAGCGTTAATTGAGAGTAAAGTATTTACATATGCTATTGTTAGAGACTCATATAAAATGAAAGATTTAGTATCTAATAAATATATTAAAATTATTGAAGCTGATTTTAATTGCTATGAGCAGATTATATCTAATATAGAAGGAGATATAGATGTGTTTTACCATTTCGCGTGGGATGGAACATATGGTCAAAAGCTTACAAACTATGAATTACAATTAAGTAATGTTAAAAATACTTGTGATACATTGATGTTGGCTACTAAATTAGGATGTAAAAAATTTATTTTTGCAGGAACAATTAATCAACTTGAAATAAAAAAATATATGAATATGGAAACTTGTGAACCTAGATTAGCTTGTATTTATGGAACTTCAAAACTTGCATGTGAAATGATGTGTAAAACTTTGGCATATAATAATAATATAGAATTTAATACAGCTATTATTAGTAGTGTTTTTGGGCCAGGAGATAAATCTAAAATGATACAAAATGTGCTAATTAAAAAATTTATTGATAACGAAAAGCCTAAACTAGTTAAAGGAAATTACTTGTATGATTGGATATATATTGATGATGTTGTTAATATGCTAATTGAAATTGGGAAGAAAAGTGTAAATTTCAGAGAATATTATATTGGAAATATTGAGTTAAGAACATTTAAAGATATAATTTTAGAAGTGAAAAATATTATTAACCCTAATTTAGAAATTACTTTTGGAGAATTAAATGATACATCTGTTATAGATTATTCACAAATAAACTTAAATTCTGTATATGAAGATACAGGATATTTGCCAAAATGTGATTTTAGAGAGAGTATTTTAAAGACAGTTGAATGGGTAAAGACATTGAATTTTTAG
- a CDS encoding PIG-L family deacetylase yields the protein MVEVTLFFSPHQDDETLSMGNAIIEHVEKSDTHVILCTDGSKSIIRKVLDDGGTCSYHIKDIHKYSLPEEEFSKDRDEEFKGSCKEMGVKENNIHIEENRAHDGELSKEKAKEIILKYLDKYPNAKVKTVTPYKASGIHEDHRALGEAALELYKEGKIKDLRFYVEPYDYNDFTKVNPNVEVWEVLNSQENKLLSAMNAYKKWNPENGQYAIGYHSVKSHFDELKENKIQYVHTP from the coding sequence TTGGTAGAAGTAACTTTATTTTTTTCACCACATCAAGATGATGAAACTTTAAGCATGGGAAATGCAATAATTGAACATGTTGAAAAAAGTGATACACATGTAATACTATGTACAGATGGTAGTAAATCAATAATAAGAAAGGTATTAGATGATGGAGGAACATGTTCATATCATATAAAAGACATACATAAATATTCTCTGCCAGAAGAAGAATTCTCAAAAGACAGAGATGAAGAATTTAAAGGTAGTTGTAAGGAAATGGGAGTTAAAGAAAATAATATACATATAGAAGAAAATAGAGCTCATGATGGAGAGTTGAGTAAAGAAAAAGCAAAAGAAATAATATTGAAATATCTAGATAAATATCCAAATGCAAAAGTAAAAACAGTGACCCCATATAAAGCTAGTGGAATACATGAAGACCATAGAGCTTTAGGTGAAGCAGCATTAGAGTTATATAAAGAAGGAAAAATAAAGGATTTAAGATTTTATGTAGAACCATATGACTATAATGATTTCACAAAAGTTAATCCAAATGTAGAAGTATGGGAAGTTTTAAATAGTCAAGAAAATAAACTACTGAGTGCTATGAATGCTTATAAAAAATGGAATCCAGAGAATGGACAGTACGCAATAGGATATCATTCTGTAAAATCACACTTTGACGAATTAAAGGAAAATAAGATTCAATATGTACATACACCTTAA
- the rfbA gene encoding glucose-1-phosphate thymidylyltransferase RfbA gives MKGIILAGGSGTRLYPLTKSVSKQMLPIYDKPMIYYPLSTLMLAGIRDILIISTNRDISMFENLLGSGNDLGIRLTYKIQEEPKGLAEAFIIGEDFIGKDRVALVLGDNVFYARGFSEMLQNAVDIKSGAVIFGYNVPDPSQFGVVEFDKKWNVISLEEKPKNPKSTYAVPGLYFYDNEVVEIAKKIKPSERGELEITSINNEYLKRKKLRVELFGRGMAWLDTGTSEGLLEAANFVSIVQKRQGLYVACIEEIAYRKGYITKNDLVRLASPMLKTDYGKYLIHIAEE, from the coding sequence ATGAAAGGAATTATACTTGCAGGAGGATCTGGTACACGCCTATATCCACTGACTAAATCTGTATCAAAACAGATGTTACCAATATATGATAAGCCGATGATATATTATCCATTATCAACACTTATGCTTGCTGGTATAAGAGATATATTAATCATATCTACTAATCGAGACATCTCTATGTTTGAAAATTTGTTGGGAAGTGGTAATGATTTAGGAATAAGATTAACTTATAAAATTCAAGAAGAACCAAAGGGATTAGCAGAAGCTTTTATAATAGGCGAAGATTTTATTGGAAAAGACAGAGTTGCTTTAGTTCTTGGAGACAATGTGTTTTATGCAAGAGGATTTTCTGAGATGCTACAAAATGCTGTAGATATAAAATCTGGAGCTGTAATATTTGGATATAATGTTCCAGACCCATCTCAATTTGGAGTAGTAGAATTTGATAAGAAGTGGAATGTAATTTCATTAGAAGAAAAGCCAAAAAATCCAAAATCTACATATGCAGTTCCTGGATTATATTTTTATGATAATGAAGTAGTTGAAATAGCAAAGAAAATAAAGCCATCTGAAAGAGGAGAGCTAGAAATAACAAGTATAAATAATGAATACTTAAAAAGAAAAAAATTAAGAGTAGAGCTTTTCGGCAGAGGCATGGCGTGGCTTGATACAGGAACATCAGAAGGTTTGTTAGAAGCAGCAAACTTTGTTTCTATAGTACAAAAAAGACAAGGTCTTTATGTAGCATGTATAGAGGAGATAGCATATAGAAAAGGTTATATAACAAAAAATGACCTTGTTAGATTGGCTAGTCCGATGTTAAAGACTGATTATGGTAAATATCTGATTCATATAGCGGAGGAATAA
- a CDS encoding undecaprenyl-phosphate glucose phosphotransferase, producing the protein MIKENQKILNRIQIILDMIAIIFSYFLAYCTRFYILDGINSIGLKGYILTALFSVPMYFILYHVVNLYNAKRTINVYKECRHIVNANMFGALILILILFILKLINYSRLVLLLFIFYNITLTSLIRIIKRFLLRKYRSKGFNQKHCLIIGTTSMANELTDKINKNKQWGYNIVGYLSEEKEADNIVEKNDILGNLDNLEYILKNTYLDMVFITLAPKDFIRLEYIIKQCEKAGVKTNMVPYYYNYIPSKPYIDDLDGIPIIDTRHVPLDNYFNSACKRLFDIFFSVFAILLTSPIMLVTIILIKLTSPGPIIYKQTRVGLNRKNFDMYKFRSMRVQEEKVEKTQWTTKNDPRKTKWGSIIRKTSIDELPQFFNVLKGDMSIVGPRPERPFFVEKFKDEIPRYMIKHQVRPGITGWAQVNGYRGDTSIEKRIEHDLYYIENWTFLFDIKIIFLTIFKGIVNQNAY; encoded by the coding sequence ATGATAAAAGAAAATCAGAAAATCCTAAATAGAATACAGATTATATTAGATATGATAGCTATAATATTTTCATACTTTTTAGCATATTGTACAAGGTTTTATATTCTAGATGGAATTAATTCTATTGGATTAAAAGGATACATATTGACAGCTTTATTTTCTGTGCCAATGTATTTTATATTATATCATGTAGTTAATTTATATAATGCAAAGAGAACTATTAATGTGTATAAAGAGTGTAGACATATTGTAAATGCTAATATGTTTGGAGCATTAATCTTAATATTAATATTATTTATACTCAAATTGATTAATTACTCTAGATTAGTGTTATTGTTGTTCATATTTTATAATATAACATTAACTAGTTTAATTAGAATAATAAAAAGATTTTTATTAAGAAAGTATAGATCAAAAGGTTTTAATCAGAAACATTGTTTGATAATTGGGACTACAAGTATGGCCAATGAACTTACAGATAAGATAAATAAAAATAAACAGTGGGGATATAATATTGTAGGGTATTTAAGTGAGGAAAAAGAAGCAGATAATATAGTTGAAAAAAATGATATATTAGGTAATCTAGATAATTTGGAATATATATTGAAAAATACATATTTAGACATGGTATTTATAACATTAGCTCCAAAGGATTTTATTAGATTAGAATATATAATAAAACAATGTGAAAAGGCTGGAGTAAAAACTAATATGGTTCCTTACTATTACAATTATATACCATCAAAGCCATATATAGATGATTTAGATGGTATACCAATAATAGACACAAGACATGTGCCTTTAGATAACTATTTTAATAGTGCATGTAAAAGATTATTTGATATATTTTTTTCTGTATTTGCTATATTATTAACATCTCCAATAATGTTAGTAACAATAATATTAATAAAGTTAACATCTCCAGGACCAATAATTTATAAGCAGACAAGAGTAGGATTAAATAGAAAGAACTTTGATATGTATAAATTTAGGTCTATGAGAGTTCAAGAAGAGAAAGTAGAAAAAACTCAATGGACAACTAAAAATGATCCTAGAAAAACAAAGTGGGGGTCTATAATTAGAAAAACAAGTATAGATGAGTTACCACAATTTTTTAATGTTTTAAAAGGTGATATGTCAATAGTAGGCCCAAGACCAGAAAGACCTTTTTTTGTGGAAAAGTTTAAAGATGAAATCCCAAGATATATGATAAAACATCAAGTAAGACCTGGAATAACTGGATGGGCTCAAGTAAATGGATATAGAGGGGATACTTCAATAGAGAAGAGAATAGAGCATGATTTATATTACATAGAAAATTGGACATTTTTGTTTGATATAAAAATAATATTTTTAACAATATTTAAAGGAATTGTAAATCAAAATGCATATTAG
- the glf gene encoding UDP-galactopyranose mutase, with product MFDVIVVGAGFSGSVISRKLAEEKNLKVLLLEQRNHIAGNMYDEIDEYGVLVQRYGPHSLTTNKPWIIEYLNKYGEWFEHDIKGFSFFDNKYIRLPYNFKTVKQLLPINEANYVINKLREKFRGRDRISIFEMLEEKDIKIRNFGELIFEKAYKPYVSKQWGLNTDEIDRSVLNRVQMTLSYDERYINKDFQYMPCGGFTNIFKNLLNHKNIEVRLNCNAIEALILDKESSIVTHKEEKSKCIVFTGAIDELLNCKYGNLPYRSLDIKYYTEKTDALLPSDIVSYPQVDGYTRKTEYKKFNGQKNIPYTTISIEYPLEYNKENEKGNMPYYPVINDKNRLIYEKYHNECKIYKNLFLCGRLAEYRYYNMDDVIEHAFDVFDDIVAYLEKNDEY from the coding sequence ATGTTTGATGTTATAGTTGTAGGAGCTGGATTTTCAGGGAGCGTAATAAGTAGAAAATTAGCAGAAGAAAAAAATTTAAAAGTTTTGCTTTTAGAACAAAGAAATCATATAGCTGGAAATATGTATGATGAGATTGATGAATATGGTGTTTTGGTGCAGAGGTATGGACCACATTCACTGACTACTAATAAGCCTTGGATTATAGAATATCTAAATAAATATGGAGAATGGTTTGAACATGATATAAAAGGATTTAGTTTTTTTGATAATAAATATATTAGATTACCATATAATTTTAAAACTGTAAAACAATTATTACCTATAAATGAAGCTAATTATGTAATAAATAAGTTGCGTGAAAAATTTCGAGGTAGGGACAGGATTTCTATTTTTGAAATGCTTGAAGAAAAAGATATTAAGATTAGAAATTTTGGAGAATTAATTTTTGAAAAAGCCTATAAGCCATATGTTTCAAAACAATGGGGATTAAATACAGATGAAATAGATAGAAGTGTGCTAAATAGAGTACAAATGACACTATCGTATGATGAGCGTTATATAAATAAAGATTTTCAGTATATGCCATGTGGAGGATTTACAAATATATTTAAAAATCTATTAAACCATAAGAATATAGAGGTAAGACTAAATTGTAATGCTATAGAAGCTTTAATTTTAGATAAAGAAAGTAGTATTGTTACACACAAGGAAGAAAAATCTAAATGTATAGTTTTTACAGGTGCAATAGATGAACTATTAAATTGTAAATATGGGAATTTACCTTATAGGTCATTAGACATAAAATATTATACAGAGAAAACTGATGCTTTATTGCCATCAGATATAGTGTCATATCCACAGGTTGATGGATATACAAGAAAAACTGAATATAAAAAGTTTAATGGACAAAAGAATATACCTTATACTACAATATCAATAGAATATCCTCTGGAGTATAATAAAGAAAATGAAAAGGGAAATATGCCATATTATCCAGTTATAAATGACAAAAATAGGTTGATTTATGAGAAGTATCATAATGAGTGTAAGATATATAAGAACTTATTTTTGTGTGGAAGATTAGCTGAATACAGATACTATAATATGGATGATGTGATAGAACATGCATTTGATGTTTTTGATGATATTGTAGCGTATTTGGAGAAAAATGATGAATACTAA